The following are encoded in a window of Bacillota bacterium genomic DNA:
- the leuS gene encoding leucine--tRNA ligase, translating to MKERYDFRDVESKWQQAWAEMGLYNIDRDPGKPKYYCLEMFPYPSGDLHMGHVRNYTIGDVVARFNRMQGRQVLHPMGWDAFGLPAENAAMKHNIHPAQWTYSNIARMRDQLKQMGMSYDWRREVASCKPDYYRWSQWLFLLMYEKGLAYRKKAAVNWCPQCATVLANEQVEDGGCWRCGTLVVKKELEQWFLRITSYADRLLDDLQLLEGWPERVKVMQENWIGRSEGVEVGFPVKGMDDSIRIFTTRHDTLYGVTYMVLAPEHPLVPKLVRGTPHEEKVTRFVEGMRCLSEVERTSLEAEKEGHFLGACAINPLNGEEVPIWVANYVLMEYGTGAVMGVPAHDQRDFEFVKKYGLGLRVVIQPPGTHLVEEDMTEAYTEPGLMDKSGPFTGMSSTGALDKIADFIEEKGLGKRVINYRLRDWLISRQRYWGTPIPIIYCPGCGEVPVPAEDLPVKLPEDVEFKPGGPSPLAGNAGYVQVKCPGCGTMGQRETDTMDTFICSSWYYLRYASPWTDKRVFEEEDVMYWLPVDQYIGGIEHAVLHLLYSRFFMKVLYDSGMVPAPEPFTNLLTQGMVLKDGAVMSKSKGNVVAPDDIMRRYGADTARLFILFASPPEKDLEWSDAGVEGAYRFLNRVWRLVNAYAGTIRGLGPQPEGVFEHGLIEDDISLRRVVHRTVKKVTEDVSQRFNFNTAISAIMEMVNALYSYKERVDPQRQNLWVIAEAIEKLALVLAVFSPHIAEEIWRALGREGSIHLEAWPAYDPEAVKAEDVTIVVQVNGRVRERLTVPVDIPEQAVRELALASERVKSNIREKKVLKVIWVPQKLLNIVVS from the coding sequence GTGAAGGAGCGCTACGATTTCCGGGACGTAGAATCCAAGTGGCAGCAGGCATGGGCAGAAATGGGCCTGTACAATATAGACAGGGACCCCGGCAAACCCAAGTACTACTGCCTGGAAATGTTCCCTTACCCTTCTGGAGACCTCCACATGGGCCACGTCAGGAACTATACCATCGGGGATGTGGTGGCACGCTTCAACAGGATGCAGGGCCGGCAGGTATTGCACCCCATGGGGTGGGACGCCTTTGGCCTCCCGGCGGAGAATGCCGCCATGAAGCACAACATCCACCCCGCCCAGTGGACCTACTCCAACATCGCCCGGATGCGCGACCAGCTGAAGCAGATGGGCATGAGCTATGACTGGCGCCGCGAGGTGGCCAGCTGCAAACCCGACTACTACCGCTGGTCCCAGTGGCTCTTCCTCCTCATGTACGAGAAGGGGCTGGCCTACCGGAAGAAGGCCGCAGTCAACTGGTGCCCCCAGTGCGCCACAGTGCTGGCCAACGAGCAGGTGGAGGACGGGGGTTGCTGGCGCTGTGGGACCCTGGTAGTGAAGAAGGAGTTGGAGCAGTGGTTTCTCCGGATCACCTCCTACGCCGATCGCCTCCTGGATGACCTCCAGTTGCTGGAGGGCTGGCCAGAGAGGGTCAAGGTTATGCAGGAGAACTGGATCGGGCGGAGCGAGGGGGTTGAGGTGGGGTTCCCGGTCAAGGGCATGGATGACTCCATCAGGATCTTCACAACACGCCACGACACGCTCTACGGCGTAACCTATATGGTACTGGCGCCTGAGCACCCGTTGGTTCCCAAGCTGGTAAGGGGCACCCCCCACGAGGAAAAGGTGACCCGGTTCGTTGAAGGCATGAGGTGCCTGAGCGAAGTAGAGAGGACCTCCCTGGAGGCAGAGAAGGAAGGGCACTTCCTGGGGGCCTGCGCCATCAACCCATTGAACGGCGAGGAGGTTCCCATTTGGGTGGCCAACTATGTTCTGATGGAGTACGGTACAGGCGCTGTGATGGGGGTGCCCGCCCATGACCAGAGGGACTTCGAGTTTGTGAAGAAGTACGGGCTTGGCCTGCGGGTTGTCATCCAGCCCCCTGGGACACACCTGGTGGAGGAGGACATGACGGAGGCCTACACAGAGCCGGGCCTCATGGACAAGTCCGGTCCCTTCACAGGCATGTCCTCCACCGGTGCCCTGGACAAGATCGCGGACTTCATAGAGGAGAAGGGCCTGGGCAAGAGGGTTATCAACTACCGCCTCCGGGACTGGCTGATCTCCCGCCAGCGGTACTGGGGTACGCCCATCCCCATAATCTACTGCCCGGGCTGCGGGGAAGTGCCTGTGCCCGCTGAGGACCTGCCCGTGAAGCTCCCCGAAGACGTTGAGTTCAAGCCGGGTGGCCCCTCCCCGCTGGCTGGGAACGCCGGGTACGTTCAAGTGAAGTGCCCAGGTTGTGGCACCATGGGCCAGAGAGAGACGGATACTATGGACACCTTCATCTGCTCATCCTGGTACTACTTGCGGTATGCCTCGCCGTGGACCGACAAGAGGGTGTTTGAGGAGGAAGACGTCATGTACTGGCTGCCTGTTGACCAGTACATAGGTGGTATCGAACACGCCGTTCTTCACCTGCTTTATTCCAGGTTCTTCATGAAGGTTCTGTATGACAGCGGCATGGTACCAGCTCCGGAGCCCTTCACTAACCTGCTTACCCAGGGCATGGTACTGAAGGACGGGGCGGTCATGTCCAAGTCCAAGGGGAACGTTGTTGCCCCGGATGACATCATGCGAAGATACGGGGCGGACACTGCCCGGCTCTTCATCCTGTTCGCTTCACCCCCGGAGAAGGACCTGGAGTGGAGCGACGCGGGAGTCGAGGGGGCCTACCGCTTCCTTAACAGGGTATGGAGGCTGGTCAACGCCTACGCCGGGACCATAAGGGGCTTAGGACCACAGCCGGAGGGAGTATTCGAGCACGGTCTTATCGAAGACGATATATCGCTCCGGCGGGTGGTACACAGGACAGTCAAGAAGGTGACCGAGGACGTCTCCCAGCGCTTCAACTTCAACACGGCCATCAGCGCCATAATGGAGATGGTGAACGCGCTGTATTCGTACAAGGAAAGGGTCGACCCACAGAGGCAGAACCTCTGGGTGATCGCTGAGGCCATTGAGAAACTCGCCCTGGTGCTGGCGGTATTCTCCCCTCACATCGCCGAGGAGATCTGGCGGGCCCTCGGCCGGGAGGGGAGCATACACCTGGAGGCTTGGCCGGCCTACGACCCGGAGGCGGTGAAGGCGGAGGATGTCACCATAGTGGTACAGGTGAACGGCCGGGTCAGGGAACGCCTCACCGTGCCCGTGGACATCCCGGAACAGGCCGTGCGGGAACTGGCCCTGGCGTCAGAGAGGGTAAAGTCCAACATCAGGGAGAAGAAGGTCCTCAAGGTGATCTGGGTCCCCCAGAAACTCTTGAACATAGTGGTCTCCTAG
- a CDS encoding DeoR/GlpR family DNA-binding transcription regulator: MLSEDRRNRILEMVNAGGAVSVKALSETLGVSEMTIRRDLDRLASLGYLRRIHGGASPSVSTAYEPPFGVREERNLREKRLIGKEAARLVRDGETLIMDVGTTTLEVARNLNGAHNLTILTNSLLIAMEMASRRDFSVYLLGGLLRGQEMSTVGSVTEAILRSYFADKVIMGTGGISAKSGLSNFDVAEAHVRRVMLESAREAIVVADGSKFSRRAFVSVAPLEKINCVVTDCSAPAEEIEAMREKGIRVILCGRADPHGTGGAEAAQRDGRPKGVE; the protein is encoded by the coding sequence TTGCTGTCCGAAGACCGCCGGAACCGAATACTGGAGATGGTGAATGCCGGCGGTGCCGTCTCCGTCAAGGCCCTGTCTGAGACCCTGGGTGTCTCCGAGATGACCATCCGGAGAGACCTGGATCGCCTGGCGAGCCTGGGTTACCTCCGGAGGATCCACGGGGGTGCGTCTCCATCAGTTAGCACAGCCTACGAGCCACCCTTCGGTGTCCGGGAAGAGAGGAACCTCAGGGAGAAACGACTCATCGGGAAAGAAGCGGCCAGGCTTGTGCGAGACGGGGAAACCCTCATCATGGATGTGGGCACCACCACCCTGGAGGTGGCCAGGAACCTCAACGGGGCCCACAATCTTACTATCCTTACTAACTCCCTGCTCATCGCCATGGAGATGGCATCCCGGAGGGACTTCTCCGTATACCTCCTGGGCGGCCTCCTTCGAGGCCAGGAGATGTCCACCGTGGGCAGTGTGACTGAGGCGATCCTTCGTTCCTACTTCGCCGACAAGGTTATCATGGGTACCGGAGGGATTTCGGCCAAGAGCGGCCTGAGTAACTTCGACGTAGCTGAGGCCCATGTCAGGAGAGTGATGCTGGAGTCGGCCCGGGAGGCCATAGTCGTGGCCGATGGTTCCAAGTTCAGTAGAAGGGCCTTCGTGTCCGTGGCTCCCCTAGAGAAGATTAACTGTGTGGTGACGGATTGCAGCGCTCCCGCGGAAGAAATAGAGGCCATGAGGGAAAAAGGGATTCGAGTGATCCTTTGCGGCAGGGCTGATCCCCATGGGACTGGGGGAGCCGAGGCTGCACAAAGGGATGGAAGACCTAAGGGGGTGGAGTGA
- the ald gene encoding alanine dehydrogenase, translating to MIVGVPKEIKDNENRVGLTPSAAHTLVAAGHRVLVQQGGGDGSGFSDPEYAGAGAEVVSTAHEVYEGAEMIVKVKEPLKPEYALLREGQILYTYLHLAAEPVLTQVLAERKVVSIAYETVQLSNGSLPLLTPMSEVAGRMAVQVGAWFCQRPNGGLGVLLGGVPGVSPAKVVILGGGTVGTNAAKMALGLGAQVTVLDVSVERLRYLDDIFGGRLHTAMSNLYNISEKSAEADLLIGAVLIPGARAPKLVTEAMVKNMKPRSVIVDVAVDQGGSVETIKGPTTHSDPVFEKHGVIHYAVANMPGAVPRTSTIALTNVTVKYALDIASKGWKRAVTEDPCLAKGVNVAGGQVVCKPVAEACGMASCTLGEVL from the coding sequence GTGATAGTTGGAGTTCCCAAGGAGATCAAGGATAACGAGAACCGTGTTGGACTGACGCCGTCGGCCGCGCACACCCTGGTAGCGGCGGGCCACCGGGTTCTCGTCCAGCAGGGGGGCGGCGATGGAAGCGGCTTTTCGGATCCGGAATACGCTGGGGCGGGTGCCGAGGTGGTTTCCACCGCGCACGAGGTGTACGAAGGGGCCGAGATGATCGTCAAGGTGAAGGAGCCCCTAAAGCCCGAGTATGCCCTCCTGAGGGAGGGCCAGATCCTCTACACCTACCTTCACCTGGCGGCTGAACCTGTGCTCACACAGGTTCTCGCCGAGAGGAAGGTAGTGTCCATCGCCTACGAGACTGTCCAGCTCTCTAACGGGAGCCTGCCCCTCTTGACCCCCATGAGTGAGGTGGCGGGGCGGATGGCGGTACAGGTGGGCGCATGGTTCTGCCAAAGACCCAATGGGGGCCTGGGGGTGCTCCTGGGAGGGGTGCCGGGCGTGTCCCCAGCCAAGGTGGTCATCCTTGGCGGTGGGACTGTGGGCACGAATGCCGCCAAGATGGCCCTGGGGCTCGGCGCCCAGGTGACAGTCCTGGACGTGAGCGTAGAGCGCCTCAGGTACCTCGATGACATCTTCGGCGGGCGCTTGCACACCGCCATGTCGAACCTCTACAACATCTCCGAGAAGTCCGCTGAGGCGGACCTGCTCATCGGCGCAGTGCTCATACCGGGCGCCAGGGCACCCAAGCTGGTGACCGAGGCCATGGTGAAGAACATGAAACCCCGGTCAGTAATCGTGGATGTCGCGGTAGACCAGGGAGGGTCCGTGGAGACCATCAAGGGACCGACAACCCATAGCGACCCTGTCTTCGAGAAGCACGGGGTAATTCACTACGCTGTGGCCAACATGCCGGGCGCGGTTCCCAGGACCTCAACCATAGCCTTGACCAACGTTACTGTCAAGTATGCCCTGGACATAGCCAGCAAGGGATGGAAGCGGGCGGTTACCGAGGATCCCTGCCTGGCCAAGGGTGTGAACGTGGCCGGAGGCCAGGTGGTGTGCAAGCCCGTGGCGGAGGCCTGCGGGATGGCCAGCTGCACCTTGGGTGAGGTGTTGTGA
- a CDS encoding CBS domain-containing protein, with protein MTVKECMSRNPVTAEASMPVLQAIGLMKEKGIRRLPVMDKGKMVGIVAMSDLLKVSPSPATSLSIHEIHYLLGKMTLRDAMSRDVVSVREDSPIEEAAVLMKDKKIGGLPVLNASGDLVGIVTETDLFKVLVAMMGSK; from the coding sequence GTGACGGTCAAGGAATGCATGTCCAGGAACCCGGTCACGGCTGAGGCTAGCATGCCGGTGCTCCAGGCCATCGGCCTCATGAAGGAGAAGGGCATCAGGCGCCTGCCGGTGATGGACAAGGGTAAGATGGTGGGCATAGTCGCCATGAGCGACCTGCTAAAGGTGTCCCCTTCACCCGCTACGTCCTTGAGCATCCATGAGATCCACTACCTCTTGGGTAAGATGACCCTCAGGGATGCCATGTCCAGGGACGTGGTGAGCGTTAGGGAGGACTCCCCCATCGAGGAGGCGGCCGTCCTCATGAAGGACAAGAAGATCGGCGGCCTTCCCGTGTTGAACGCCTCTGGCGACCTCGTGGGAATAGTCACCGAGACGGACCTGTTCAAGGTACTGGTGGCAATGATGGGCTCCAAGTAG
- a CDS encoding ComEA family DNA-binding protein codes for MIVYLKPEERWALLALACVAILACALLFLRGCGKAPQVEVVSSEEDLEAIPEPQPEEETLVVHVAGAVHEPGVYVMPGGSRAWDALEAAGGPTPEGAAHALNLAEPLEDGQRLYVPTREELERGEIAPLGQPSLVNLNRAGRQALETLPGIGPALAQRIIDDRKANGPFKSVDDLARVSGIGPKTVERLRHLVTVR; via the coding sequence GTGATAGTGTACTTGAAACCTGAGGAAAGGTGGGCCCTGCTCGCCCTAGCCTGTGTGGCTATCCTGGCCTGTGCCCTACTGTTCCTGAGGGGCTGCGGCAAGGCCCCTCAGGTGGAAGTAGTCTCAAGCGAGGAAGACCTGGAGGCTATTCCCGAACCCCAGCCGGAAGAAGAGACCCTGGTTGTTCACGTGGCAGGTGCGGTTCATGAGCCCGGCGTATACGTGATGCCTGGCGGGAGCAGGGCCTGGGACGCGCTCGAGGCCGCAGGCGGGCCAACCCCCGAAGGGGCAGCTCACGCGTTGAACCTGGCCGAACCCCTGGAGGACGGGCAAAGACTATACGTGCCCACCCGGGAGGAGTTGGAGAGAGGGGAGATTGCGCCCCTTGGCCAGCCATCCCTGGTGAACCTGAACCGGGCTGGCCGTCAGGCCCTTGAGACCCTTCCCGGAATCGGGCCAGCGCTGGCCCAGCGCATCATAGATGACCGCAAGGCTAACGGGCCCTTTAAGTCCGTTGATGACTTGGCCAGGGTAAGTGGCATCGGTCCCAAGACCGTGGAACGCCTGCGGCACCTGGTCACAGTGAGGTGA
- a CDS encoding PD-(D/E)XK nuclease family protein — MRHSLMESGTFREAEKACLRAVMKDWMREGVSGDRLWIISSSHGLRHEAGEVASTVFPTGGAGLNVTADGFCLGIVRREPERAGVKPGFRPTRGPSQWVVLRDILEDTSLRSDYDGVRGGKGFTREVLAFFNSLKANGKSPRTLSRAVQKSGVHSDRLEDLDRLYGAFHEQCASQGIVSFHEMPGMAWRVLRGNTAGRTQGLVLLGADGFSPAFFDLCLTLIPECPRVAVMMDPARGFLRKGRWGRDRHKEMASLLACTPLRGSAPLPLKVMEAGNPQEEACLVASRILDLMAGDPEANLGHVLVVNGNPQAIEALAQAFGVHGIDYIAPGFAPFHGDIMVRLVWEYLRYLEGREESPLGFLASPLVGLDAAEIGRLFHRARRKGEDPGNALRCGARGCGPLLDMALDHRHKWGHGVALPVLLTEFLEASGAVRRAMDPHGPLTPAQRDTALRSLGVFLGMVREIGGLGTRARDPGRLMQDLEDCLTFLPLGHRGVENAVRVSDPRDVDITRYVFFMGVSSPMVPLPVPTAPLLPDQQRWALLGALAPIEPEPGFEPGVHLAREKAAFLRVLGSAQGGAFLSLSQSYPGVEDARPSPFLIDLAVEWERPQVPPEAQLCLPAFRAGLKGTGAPRRERDPALVPPGFGLSASSLRTYLTCPRRFFFQYLLRLEVSPGPATTLGTLVHAVLREFHEEHGSVVGKSPEALWPGLQKRVQDKWDREFPPKTRGASEGRLRDLAGEMLHPYLMAEVKEEPRTLLGTETGFSLPYGPVVLRGIIDRVDRLPGGDVEVIDYKTGSQKEAEATLLKAFVPSGEENWRPKDLQLYLYYLAMAGRMENPRTLSVYQLGCRSKRTGLPFKRRLHVGEGRDLDDQALSLASKALDDVIEEILSGSYLKRQDRWACSQCDFAFACDCEEGGDGDDGAE, encoded by the coding sequence GTGCGCCATTCCCTCATGGAGAGCGGTACCTTCAGGGAGGCCGAGAAGGCGTGCCTCCGGGCGGTCATGAAGGACTGGATGAGAGAGGGGGTCTCCGGGGACCGCCTGTGGATCATCTCCTCATCCCATGGACTGCGCCATGAGGCCGGCGAGGTGGCGTCAACAGTGTTTCCCACCGGCGGTGCGGGGTTGAACGTCACCGCCGATGGCTTTTGCCTAGGCATTGTCAGGAGGGAGCCAGAGAGGGCCGGGGTGAAGCCAGGGTTCCGTCCCACCCGGGGGCCGTCCCAGTGGGTGGTGCTCAGGGATATCCTGGAAGACACCAGCCTGAGGAGTGACTACGATGGTGTCCGGGGAGGCAAGGGGTTCACCCGGGAGGTCCTGGCCTTCTTTAACTCCCTCAAGGCTAACGGCAAGAGCCCGAGGACCCTTTCCAGGGCTGTCCAGAAGTCAGGGGTGCACAGTGATCGCCTAGAGGACCTGGATCGCCTCTACGGTGCCTTCCACGAGCAGTGCGCCTCCCAGGGCATAGTGTCCTTCCACGAGATGCCCGGGATGGCCTGGCGGGTGCTCCGGGGTAATACCGCCGGGAGAACTCAGGGCCTCGTGCTACTGGGCGCTGACGGGTTTTCCCCGGCCTTCTTCGATTTGTGCCTCACCCTTATCCCGGAGTGCCCTAGGGTGGCCGTGATGATGGACCCTGCCAGGGGGTTCCTTCGGAAGGGCCGGTGGGGCCGGGACAGGCATAAGGAGATGGCATCACTTCTGGCCTGCACCCCTTTACGAGGCTCTGCGCCTCTACCGCTCAAGGTCATGGAGGCAGGGAACCCTCAGGAGGAGGCCTGTCTGGTGGCATCCCGGATCCTCGATTTGATGGCGGGGGACCCTGAGGCCAATCTCGGTCATGTGCTGGTAGTGAATGGCAACCCCCAGGCCATAGAGGCCCTGGCGCAGGCCTTCGGGGTCCATGGCATTGACTACATTGCCCCGGGCTTTGCTCCCTTTCACGGGGATATCATGGTCCGGCTGGTTTGGGAGTACCTCAGGTACCTCGAGGGGCGGGAGGAATCCCCCCTGGGGTTCCTGGCTTCTCCCCTCGTGGGACTTGATGCGGCTGAGATAGGGCGGCTGTTCCACAGGGCCAGGCGAAAGGGAGAGGATCCCGGGAATGCCCTCCGGTGTGGGGCCCGCGGGTGCGGGCCCCTCCTGGACATGGCTCTTGACCACAGGCACAAGTGGGGGCATGGGGTGGCCCTGCCTGTGCTCCTTACCGAATTCCTTGAGGCTTCCGGTGCGGTGAGGAGGGCCATGGACCCCCATGGCCCCCTTACGCCCGCCCAGCGCGACACGGCTCTCAGGAGCCTTGGGGTGTTCCTGGGGATGGTAAGGGAGATCGGGGGGCTGGGAACCCGGGCCAGGGATCCGGGGCGGCTCATGCAGGACCTGGAAGACTGCCTAACCTTCCTGCCCCTGGGTCACAGGGGTGTCGAAAACGCTGTCAGGGTCAGCGACCCCCGGGACGTGGACATTACCCGCTACGTATTCTTCATGGGCGTATCGTCTCCCATGGTTCCACTCCCGGTTCCCACTGCTCCGCTCTTGCCAGACCAGCAGCGCTGGGCCCTGCTGGGGGCCCTGGCTCCAATAGAGCCGGAACCGGGGTTTGAGCCCGGAGTCCACCTGGCCCGGGAGAAGGCAGCATTCCTGCGAGTCCTGGGGTCCGCCCAGGGAGGGGCCTTCCTGTCACTGTCCCAATCCTACCCGGGCGTGGAGGATGCCAGGCCGTCCCCCTTCCTCATAGACCTGGCTGTGGAGTGGGAGAGGCCTCAGGTACCGCCTGAGGCCCAGCTGTGCCTGCCAGCCTTCAGGGCTGGCCTGAAGGGTACCGGGGCACCTCGCCGTGAGCGAGACCCCGCCTTGGTACCCCCGGGTTTCGGGCTCAGCGCTTCGTCCCTCAGGACCTACCTCACATGCCCGAGGCGTTTCTTCTTCCAGTACCTGCTCAGGCTTGAGGTGTCCCCAGGGCCTGCAACCACCCTGGGCACCCTGGTCCACGCTGTGCTTCGTGAGTTTCACGAGGAGCACGGCAGTGTAGTGGGCAAGAGCCCCGAGGCCCTCTGGCCGGGCCTTCAGAAGCGGGTGCAGGATAAATGGGACAGGGAGTTCCCTCCGAAGACTAGGGGGGCCTCCGAGGGCCGCCTGCGGGATCTTGCCGGAGAGATGCTTCACCCTTACCTCATGGCCGAGGTGAAGGAGGAGCCAAGGACACTCCTGGGGACAGAGACTGGCTTCAGCCTCCCGTATGGACCGGTGGTCTTGCGAGGCATCATCGACAGGGTGGACCGGCTGCCCGGCGGGGACGTGGAGGTCATCGACTACAAGACCGGGTCCCAGAAGGAGGCCGAGGCCACCCTTCTAAAGGCCTTCGTGCCGAGCGGGGAGGAGAACTGGCGACCCAAGGACCTGCAGCTGTACCTTTACTACCTTGCCATGGCTGGCCGGATGGAGAATCCAAGAACCCTTTCGGTGTACCAGCTGGGCTGCAGGTCGAAACGAACGGGCCTTCCCTTCAAGCGCCGCCTTCATGTGGGTGAGGGCCGGGACCTGGATGACCAGGCCCTGTCACTGGCCAGCAAGGCCCTGGATGATGTCATAGAAGAGATACTCAGTGGCTCCTACCTCAAGAGGCAGGACCGGTGGGCCTGTTCCCAGTGTGACTTCGCCTTTGCCTGTGACTGTGAGGAGGGGGGTGACGGGGATGACGGAGCCGAATGA